The following are encoded together in the Conger conger chromosome 11, fConCon1.1, whole genome shotgun sequence genome:
- the pxnb gene encoding paxillin isoform X3 translates to MDDLDALLADLESTTSHISKRPVFLPEETPYSYPTGGPTYQDVGVPPPVPPPPSAEALNGTVIDPPSHHSSQQSFGSAQKNSWSQESSSPPPSRGEEDHVYSFPNKHKPTDPSAAMSSSLGSNLSELDRLLLELNAVQHNSPSFPTTEEAAPPLPSCSITHYAQENGGSAPVKVAPPTKEKPKRNGARGIDDVRPSVESLLDELESSVPSPTPTPSAVQNDLTDEQLEADSQEQARISASSATRELDELMASLSDFKIMAQGKGGGSPTAPRKQVNKLDNMLGSLQSDLNRLGVQTVAKGVCGACNKPIVGQVVTAMGRTWHPEHFVCTHCQDEIGSRNFFERDGQPYCEKDYHNLFSPRCYYCNGPILDKVVTALDRTWHPEHFFCAQCGAFFGPEGFHEKDGKAYCRKDYFDMFAPKCGGCARAILENYISALNSLWHPECFVCRECFTPFVNGSFFEHDGQPYCEVHYHERRGSLCSGCQKPITGRCITAMAKKFHPEHFVCAFCLKQLNKGTFKEQNDKPYCQSCFVKLFS, encoded by the exons ACGCTTTGCTGGCGGACCTGGAGTCCACCACCTCTCACATCTCCAAGCGGCCGGTGTTCCTGCCGGAGGAGACTCCGTACTCCTACCCCACTGGCGGGCCCACCTACCAGGACGTGGGCGTCCCGCCacccgtgcccccccccccctcggccGAAGCCCTCAACGGAACTGTGATTGACCCCCCCTCGCACCACTCGTCCCAGCAG TCCTTTGGCTCCGCCCAGAAGAACTCGTGgtcccaggagagcagcagccCCCCTCCTTCCCGTGGAGAAGAAGACCACGTCTACAG TTTCCCCAACAAGCATAAGCCCACCGACCCCTCTGCAGCCATGAGCTCCTCCCTGGGCAGCAATCTGTCAGAGCTGGACCGGCTGCTCCTGGAGCTCAATGCTGTGCAGCACaactccccctccttccccaccACAG AGGAAGCCGCTCCCCCTCTGCCGTCCTGCAGCATCACTCACTACGCGCAGGAGAACGGAGGCTCCGCCCCCGTCAAGGTGGCCCCTCCCACCAAAGAGAAGCCCAAGCGCAACGGCGCCCGCGGGATCGACGACGTGCGGCCCAGCGTGGAGAGCCTGCTGGATGAGCTGGAGAGCTCCGTCCCCAGCCCCAC TCCCACGCCTTCGGCGGTTCAGAACGACTTGACGGACGAGCAGCTTGAAGCAGACAGCCAGGAGCAGGCCCGGATCTCTGCCTCCTCTGCCACACGCGAGCTGGATGAGCTCATGGCCTCCCTGTCAGACTTTAAG ATAATGGCCCAGGGGAAGGGCGGCGGCTCGCCCACAGCGCCCCGGAAACAGGTCAACAAGCTGGACAACATGCTGGGCAGCCTGCAGTCGGACCTGAACAGGCTGGGCGTGCAGACGGTGGCTAAGGGCGTGTGCGGAGCCTGCAACAAACCCATCGTCGGGCAG GTGGTGACCGCGATGGGCAGGACGTGGCACCCAGAGCACTTCGTCTGCACCCACTGCCAGGACGAGATCGGTTCCCGCAACTTCTTTGAGCGCGACGGGCAGCCCTACTGCGAGAAGGACTACCACAACCTTTTCTCCCCACGCTGCTACTACTGCAACGGCCCCATCCTGGAT AAAGTTGTGACGGCACTGGACAGGACTTGGCACCCGGAGCATTTTTTCTGTGCCCAGTGCGGGGCGTTCTTCGGCCCAGAGG gtttCCATGAGAAGGATGGGAAGGCGTATTGCAGGAAGGACTACTTTGACATGTTTGCACCCAAGTGCGGAGGCTGTGCCCGTGCCATCCTGGAGAACTACATCTCTGCACTGAACTCCCTGTGGCACCCAGAATGCTTTGTATGCAGG gagtgctTCACCCCCTTTGTGAACGGGAGTTTCTTCGAGCACGACGGGCAGCCCTACTGCGAGGTGCACTACCACGAGCGGCGCGGCTCGCTCTGCTCCGGCTGCCAGAAGCCCATCACCGGCCGCTGCATCACCGCCATGGCCAAGAAGTTCCACCCCGAGCACTTCGTCTGCGCCTTCTGCCTCAAGCAGCTCAACAAGGGCACCTTCAAGGAGCAGAACGACAAGCCCTACTGCCAGAGCTGCTTCGTCAAGCTCTTCAGCTAA
- the rplp0 gene encoding large ribosomal subunit protein uL10, whose amino-acid sequence MPREDRATWKSNYFMKIIQLLDEYPKCFIVGADNVGSKQMQTIRFSLRGKAVVLMGKNTMMRKAIRGHLENNPALEKLLSHIRGNVGFVFTKEDLTQVRDLLLANKVPAAARAGAIAPCDVTVPAQNTGLGPEKTSFFQALGITTKISRGTIEILSDVQLIKTGDKVGASEATLLNMLNISPFSYGLIIQQVYDNGSVYSPEVLDITEEALQLRFLEGVRNIASVCLEIGYPTLASIPHSIINGYKRVLAVAVETDYSFPLADKVKAFLADPTAFAVAAPVAEVAEAAAPAAAKEEVKEESEESDDDMGFGLFD is encoded by the exons ATGCCCAGGGAAGACAGGGCCACGTGGAAGTCCAACTATTTTATGAAAATCATC CAACTCCTGGATGAGTACCCCAAGTGCTTCATTGTAGGGGCCGACAAtgtgggctccaagcagatgcAGACCATCCGCTTCTCCCTGCGCGGGAAGGCCGTGGTGCTGATGGGCAAGAACACCATGATGCGCAAGGCCATCCGTGGCCATCTGGAGAACAACCCAGCCCTGGagaa ACTCCTGTCCCACATCCGTGGGAACGTGGGTTTCGTCTTCACTAAGGAGGATCTGACTCAGGTCCGCGACCTGCTGCTGGCCAACAAG GTGCCAGCTGCAGCCCGTGCCGGTGCCATTGCCCCCTGTGATGTCACGGTGCCAGCTCAGAACACTGGGCTGGGTCCTGAGAAGACCTCCTTCTTCCAGGCCCTGGGCATCACCACCAAGATCTCCAGAGGAACCATTGAAATCTTG AGTGATGTGCAGCTCATTAAGACTGGAGACAAGGTGGGTGCCAGCGAGGCCACTCTGCTCAACATGCTGAACATCTCGCCCTTTTCCTACGGGCTCATCATCCAGCAGGTGTACGACAACGGCAGCGTCTACAGCCCCGAGGTGCTCGACATCACCGAGGAGGCTCTGCAGCTGAGGTTCCTGGAG GGTGTGAGGAATATTGCCAGTGTGTGTCTGGAGATTGGATACCCAACTCTTGCCTCCATCCCCCACTCCATCATCAATGGTTACAAGAGGGTCCTTGCTGTTGCTGTGGAGACGGACTACTCCTTCCCCCTGGCTGACAAG GTGAAGGCCTTCCTGGCCGACCCCACTGCCTTCGCTGTGGCTGCCCCTGTGGCCGAGGTGGCTGAGGCAGCTGCTCCCGCTGCGGCCAAGGAGGAAGTGAAGGAGGAGTCCGAAGAATCCGACGATGACATGGGCTTCGGGCTGTTTGACTAA
- the pxnb gene encoding histone-lysine N-methyltransferase 2D isoform X2, with product MDDLDALLADLESTTSHISKRPVFLPEETPYSYPTGGPTYQDVGVPPPVPPPPSAEALNGTVIDPPSHHSSQQSFGSAQKNSWSQESSSPPPSRGEEDHVYSFPNKHKPTDPSAAMSSSLGSNLSELDRLLLELNAVQHNSPSFPTTEEAAPPLPSCSITHYAQENGGSAPVKVAPPTKEKPKRNGARGIDDVRPSVESLLDELESSVPSPTPTPSAVQNDLTDEQLEADSQEQARISASSATRELDELMASLSDFKPSSLGSLNLEPLLDQGGVATTPPQPAVPAGPAPSLLPANPTCESPPLLPPIALELHIVEAGDPGSAGQPRSPSASAPGPVSSPCPEPSSSESTQNSEPVTAVSKAEEPSLDSVIDVSASMLRTPLESLVVLVHNTDHRPLSPARPNLPLITEASGSPVPSHLENSSAAAKGPSPSPTSDHKPSTPPVCSKSPTPPPLSAASKSPTPPPLSAAKSSSPSPVSAKSVTPPIFTKSPTPPPASAAKSSSPSPVPLIKSATPPVSTPPPASKSDEPLPASSAKASTPPASPETKPKKEDPFPSTEPSLEEALDNLLAMSFTEPEKVRRPPVGEPLQEVREEVILAADRSQLLPDMHAREEDKRDLMDWFDLEMKMSDDGRDGAITPLTEASWMEGSLTPTSCPGSPDVQMDLPLSQPSAVERISASGHIKSVIRRTKETSNVHPMFREGHPRRKLGPIIFNKSSSQDRLIEELQGKLGIGRSERRRKQQDDWLTEGVIVMSTPQRFREERPAAEVDKIIIPPESPVLQRKVIPPPLSPPAPRRPPPMEEPKRPPPVKQTPPPLPPPPPPPSPPPQPPQPAQPPPPQLPPNPEPLRAQPPIKRAPPPVQAPPPAPVAPPLLVQAPPPSPPKALVSIACQTEEDSLFPPMQAEIMAQGKGGGSPTAPRKQVNKLDNMLGSLQSDLNRLGVQTVAKGVCGACNKPIVGQVVTAMGRTWHPEHFVCTHCQDEIGSRNFFERDGQPYCEKDYHNLFSPRCYYCNGPILDKVVTALDRTWHPEHFFCAQCGAFFGPEGFHEKDGKAYCRKDYFDMFAPKCGGCARAILENYISALNSLWHPECFVCRECFTPFVNGSFFEHDGQPYCEVHYHERRGSLCSGCQKPITGRCITAMAKKFHPEHFVCAFCLKQLNKGTFKEQNDKPYCQSCFVKLFS from the exons ACGCTTTGCTGGCGGACCTGGAGTCCACCACCTCTCACATCTCCAAGCGGCCGGTGTTCCTGCCGGAGGAGACTCCGTACTCCTACCCCACTGGCGGGCCCACCTACCAGGACGTGGGCGTCCCGCCacccgtgcccccccccccctcggccGAAGCCCTCAACGGAACTGTGATTGACCCCCCCTCGCACCACTCGTCCCAGCAG TCCTTTGGCTCCGCCCAGAAGAACTCGTGgtcccaggagagcagcagccCCCCTCCTTCCCGTGGAGAAGAAGACCACGTCTACAG TTTCCCCAACAAGCATAAGCCCACCGACCCCTCTGCAGCCATGAGCTCCTCCCTGGGCAGCAATCTGTCAGAGCTGGACCGGCTGCTCCTGGAGCTCAATGCTGTGCAGCACaactccccctccttccccaccACAG AGGAAGCCGCTCCCCCTCTGCCGTCCTGCAGCATCACTCACTACGCGCAGGAGAACGGAGGCTCCGCCCCCGTCAAGGTGGCCCCTCCCACCAAAGAGAAGCCCAAGCGCAACGGCGCCCGCGGGATCGACGACGTGCGGCCCAGCGTGGAGAGCCTGCTGGATGAGCTGGAGAGCTCCGTCCCCAGCCCCAC TCCCACGCCTTCGGCGGTTCAGAACGACTTGACGGACGAGCAGCTTGAAGCAGACAGCCAGGAGCAGGCCCGGATCTCTGCCTCCTCTGCCACACGCGAGCTGGATGAGCTCATGGCCTCCCTGTCAGACTTTAAG CCCAGCTCTCTGGGGTCTCTCAATTTAGAGCCCCTCCTTGATCAGGGAGGGGTAGCCACTACCCCTCCACAACCAGCTGTCCCCGCAGGCCCCGCTCCTAGCCTCCTACCCGCCAATCCCACCTGCGagtccccccctctcctcccccccatcGCCCTGGAGCTGCACATTGTGGAGGCTGGAGATCCAGGGAGTGCCGGTCAGCCCAGAAGCCCCTCCGCCTCCGCTCCTGGTCCGGTCTCAAGCCCCTGCCCTGAACCGTCCTCCTCTGAAAGCACCCAGAACTCGGAGCCTGTCACTGCGGTGTCGAAGGCCGAAGAACCCAGCCTGGACTCTGTGATCGATGTTTCGGCCTCCATGCTGCGCACTCCTTTGGAGTCCCTGGTGGTGCTGGTCCATAACACAGACCATCGCCCCCTGTCCCCCGCTCGTCCCAATTTGCCCCTCATTACTGAGGCCTCTGGGAGTCCTGTCCCCTCTCACCTGGAGAATTCTTCTGCTGCAGCTAAAGGCCCCAGTCCCTCACCCACGTCCGATCACAAACCCTCTACTCCACCTGTCTGTAGCAAGAGTCCTACTCCACCCCCACTCTCTGCTGCCAGCAAGAGTCCTACTCCACCCCCACTCTCTGCTGCCAagtcctcttctccatctcctgTATCTGCTAAGTCCGTCACTCCACCCATCTTCACCAAGTCCCCAACCCCACCTCCTGCTTCTGCTGCAAagtcttcttctccttctcctgtgCCTCTGATTAAGTCTGCCACTCCACCTGTCTCAACCCCACCTCCTGCCTCTAAGTCTGATGAACCGCTGCCTGCCTCAAGTGCAAAAGCATCTACTCCACCAGCTAGTCCCGAGACCAAACCCAAAAAAGAGGACCCCTTTCCTAGCACAGAGCCCTCTCTGGAGGAGGCCCTGGACAACCTGCTGGCCATGAGCTTCACTGAGCCGGAGAAGGTCCGCCGGCCGCCGGTGGGGGAGCCTCTGCAGGAGGTGCGCGAGGAGGTGATCCTAGCGGCCGACAGGAGCCAGTTGCTGCCGGACATGCACGCGAGGGAGGAGGACAAGAGGGACCTGATGGACTGGTTCGACCTGGAGATGAAGATGTCCGATGACGGCCGGGACGGGGCCATCACCCCCCTCACGGAGGCCAGCTGGATGGAGGGGTCCCTGACCCCCACCTCCTGCCCCGGCTCGCCGGACGTACAGATGGACCTGCCCCTGTCGCAGCCGTCAGCCGTGGAGAGGATCTCCGCCTCTGGCCAT ATCAAGTCTGTGATAAGGCGCACCAAGGAGACGTCCAACGTGCACCCCATGTTCCGCGAGGGCCACCCCCGGCGCAAGCTGGGGCCCATCATCTTCAACAAGAGCAGCTCGCAGGACCGGCTGATCGAGGAGCTGCAGGGGAAGCTGGGCATCGGGCGCAGCGAGCGCCGCCGCAAGCAGCAGGACGACTGGCTCACCGAGGGCGTCATCGTCATGTCCACGCCCCAGCGCTTCCGCGAGGAGAGGCCCGCCGCGGAGGTGGACAAG ATCATTATTCCTCCGGAGTCGCCCGTCCTACAGAGGAAGGTTATCCCCCCACCCCTGTCCCCCCCGGCCCCTCGACGTCCCCCTCCCATGGAGGAGCCGAAAAGGCCTCCCCCAGTCAAGCAGACCCCTCCTCCGTTGCCTCCTccgcccccacctccctctcctcctccccaacCCCCTCAACCTgcccagccccctccccctcagctgCCGCCAAATCCTGAACCCCTCCGTGCCCAACCGCCCATAAAGagagcccctccccctgtgcaggctcctcctcctgcccctgtgGCCCCTCCTCTTCTCGTTcaggctcctcctccttctccccccaAGGCCCTGGTGTCGATAGCCTGCCAGACAGAAGAAgactccctcttccctcccatGCAGGCAGAG ATAATGGCCCAGGGGAAGGGCGGCGGCTCGCCCACAGCGCCCCGGAAACAGGTCAACAAGCTGGACAACATGCTGGGCAGCCTGCAGTCGGACCTGAACAGGCTGGGCGTGCAGACGGTGGCTAAGGGCGTGTGCGGAGCCTGCAACAAACCCATCGTCGGGCAG GTGGTGACCGCGATGGGCAGGACGTGGCACCCAGAGCACTTCGTCTGCACCCACTGCCAGGACGAGATCGGTTCCCGCAACTTCTTTGAGCGCGACGGGCAGCCCTACTGCGAGAAGGACTACCACAACCTTTTCTCCCCACGCTGCTACTACTGCAACGGCCCCATCCTGGAT AAAGTTGTGACGGCACTGGACAGGACTTGGCACCCGGAGCATTTTTTCTGTGCCCAGTGCGGGGCGTTCTTCGGCCCAGAGG gtttCCATGAGAAGGATGGGAAGGCGTATTGCAGGAAGGACTACTTTGACATGTTTGCACCCAAGTGCGGAGGCTGTGCCCGTGCCATCCTGGAGAACTACATCTCTGCACTGAACTCCCTGTGGCACCCAGAATGCTTTGTATGCAGG gagtgctTCACCCCCTTTGTGAACGGGAGTTTCTTCGAGCACGACGGGCAGCCCTACTGCGAGGTGCACTACCACGAGCGGCGCGGCTCGCTCTGCTCCGGCTGCCAGAAGCCCATCACCGGCCGCTGCATCACCGCCATGGCCAAGAAGTTCCACCCCGAGCACTTCGTCTGCGCCTTCTGCCTCAAGCAGCTCAACAAGGGCACCTTCAAGGAGCAGAACGACAAGCCCTACTGCCAGAGCTGCTTCGTCAAGCTCTTCAGCTAA
- the pxnb gene encoding histone-lysine N-methyltransferase 2D isoform X1: MDDLDALLADLESTTSHISKRPVFLPEETPYSYPTGGPTYQDVGVPPPVPPPPSAEALNGTVIDPPSHHSSQQSFGSAQKNSWSQESSSPPPSRGEEDHVYSFPNKHKPTDPSAAMSSSLGSNLSELDRLLLELNAVQHNSPSFPTTEEAAPPLPSCSITHYAQENGGSAPVKVAPPTKEKPKRNGARGIDDVRPSVESLLDELESSVPSPTPTPSAVQNDLTDEQLEADSQEQARISASSATRELDELMASLSDFKPSSLGSLNLEPLLDQGGVATTPPQPAVPAGPAPSLLPANPTCESPPLLPPIALELHIVEAGDPGSAGQPRSPSASAPGPVSSPCPEPSSSESTQNSEPVTAVSKAEEPSLDSVIDVSASMLRTPLESLVVLVHNTDHRPLSPARPNLPLITEASGSPVPSHLENSSAAAKGPSPSPTSDHKPSTPPVCSKSPTPPPLSAASKSPTPPPLSAAKSSSPSPVSAKSVTPPIFTKSPTPPPASAAKSSSPSPVPLIKSATPPVSTPPPASKSDEPLPASSAKASTPPASPETKPKKEDPFPSTEPSLEEALDNLLAMSFTEPEKVRRPPVGEPLQEVREEVILAADRSQLLPDMHAREEDKRDLMDWFDLEMKMSDDGRDGAITPLTEASWMEGSLTPTSCPGSPDVQMDLPLSQPSAVERISASGHIKSVIRRTKETSNVHPMFREGHPRRKLGPIIFNKSSSQDRLIEELQGKLGIGRSERRRKQQDDWLTEGVIVMSTPQRFREERPAAEVDKIIIPPESPVLQRKVIPPPLSPPAPRRPPPMEEPKRPPPVKQTPPPLPPPPPPPSPPPQPPQPAQPPPPQLPPNPEPLRAQPPIKRAPPPVQAPPPAPVAPPLLVQAPPPSPPKALVSIACQTEEDSLFPPMQAEVSAWGSIMAQGKGGGSPTAPRKQVNKLDNMLGSLQSDLNRLGVQTVAKGVCGACNKPIVGQVVTAMGRTWHPEHFVCTHCQDEIGSRNFFERDGQPYCEKDYHNLFSPRCYYCNGPILDKVVTALDRTWHPEHFFCAQCGAFFGPEGFHEKDGKAYCRKDYFDMFAPKCGGCARAILENYISALNSLWHPECFVCRECFTPFVNGSFFEHDGQPYCEVHYHERRGSLCSGCQKPITGRCITAMAKKFHPEHFVCAFCLKQLNKGTFKEQNDKPYCQSCFVKLFS, translated from the exons ACGCTTTGCTGGCGGACCTGGAGTCCACCACCTCTCACATCTCCAAGCGGCCGGTGTTCCTGCCGGAGGAGACTCCGTACTCCTACCCCACTGGCGGGCCCACCTACCAGGACGTGGGCGTCCCGCCacccgtgcccccccccccctcggccGAAGCCCTCAACGGAACTGTGATTGACCCCCCCTCGCACCACTCGTCCCAGCAG TCCTTTGGCTCCGCCCAGAAGAACTCGTGgtcccaggagagcagcagccCCCCTCCTTCCCGTGGAGAAGAAGACCACGTCTACAG TTTCCCCAACAAGCATAAGCCCACCGACCCCTCTGCAGCCATGAGCTCCTCCCTGGGCAGCAATCTGTCAGAGCTGGACCGGCTGCTCCTGGAGCTCAATGCTGTGCAGCACaactccccctccttccccaccACAG AGGAAGCCGCTCCCCCTCTGCCGTCCTGCAGCATCACTCACTACGCGCAGGAGAACGGAGGCTCCGCCCCCGTCAAGGTGGCCCCTCCCACCAAAGAGAAGCCCAAGCGCAACGGCGCCCGCGGGATCGACGACGTGCGGCCCAGCGTGGAGAGCCTGCTGGATGAGCTGGAGAGCTCCGTCCCCAGCCCCAC TCCCACGCCTTCGGCGGTTCAGAACGACTTGACGGACGAGCAGCTTGAAGCAGACAGCCAGGAGCAGGCCCGGATCTCTGCCTCCTCTGCCACACGCGAGCTGGATGAGCTCATGGCCTCCCTGTCAGACTTTAAG CCCAGCTCTCTGGGGTCTCTCAATTTAGAGCCCCTCCTTGATCAGGGAGGGGTAGCCACTACCCCTCCACAACCAGCTGTCCCCGCAGGCCCCGCTCCTAGCCTCCTACCCGCCAATCCCACCTGCGagtccccccctctcctcccccccatcGCCCTGGAGCTGCACATTGTGGAGGCTGGAGATCCAGGGAGTGCCGGTCAGCCCAGAAGCCCCTCCGCCTCCGCTCCTGGTCCGGTCTCAAGCCCCTGCCCTGAACCGTCCTCCTCTGAAAGCACCCAGAACTCGGAGCCTGTCACTGCGGTGTCGAAGGCCGAAGAACCCAGCCTGGACTCTGTGATCGATGTTTCGGCCTCCATGCTGCGCACTCCTTTGGAGTCCCTGGTGGTGCTGGTCCATAACACAGACCATCGCCCCCTGTCCCCCGCTCGTCCCAATTTGCCCCTCATTACTGAGGCCTCTGGGAGTCCTGTCCCCTCTCACCTGGAGAATTCTTCTGCTGCAGCTAAAGGCCCCAGTCCCTCACCCACGTCCGATCACAAACCCTCTACTCCACCTGTCTGTAGCAAGAGTCCTACTCCACCCCCACTCTCTGCTGCCAGCAAGAGTCCTACTCCACCCCCACTCTCTGCTGCCAagtcctcttctccatctcctgTATCTGCTAAGTCCGTCACTCCACCCATCTTCACCAAGTCCCCAACCCCACCTCCTGCTTCTGCTGCAAagtcttcttctccttctcctgtgCCTCTGATTAAGTCTGCCACTCCACCTGTCTCAACCCCACCTCCTGCCTCTAAGTCTGATGAACCGCTGCCTGCCTCAAGTGCAAAAGCATCTACTCCACCAGCTAGTCCCGAGACCAAACCCAAAAAAGAGGACCCCTTTCCTAGCACAGAGCCCTCTCTGGAGGAGGCCCTGGACAACCTGCTGGCCATGAGCTTCACTGAGCCGGAGAAGGTCCGCCGGCCGCCGGTGGGGGAGCCTCTGCAGGAGGTGCGCGAGGAGGTGATCCTAGCGGCCGACAGGAGCCAGTTGCTGCCGGACATGCACGCGAGGGAGGAGGACAAGAGGGACCTGATGGACTGGTTCGACCTGGAGATGAAGATGTCCGATGACGGCCGGGACGGGGCCATCACCCCCCTCACGGAGGCCAGCTGGATGGAGGGGTCCCTGACCCCCACCTCCTGCCCCGGCTCGCCGGACGTACAGATGGACCTGCCCCTGTCGCAGCCGTCAGCCGTGGAGAGGATCTCCGCCTCTGGCCAT ATCAAGTCTGTGATAAGGCGCACCAAGGAGACGTCCAACGTGCACCCCATGTTCCGCGAGGGCCACCCCCGGCGCAAGCTGGGGCCCATCATCTTCAACAAGAGCAGCTCGCAGGACCGGCTGATCGAGGAGCTGCAGGGGAAGCTGGGCATCGGGCGCAGCGAGCGCCGCCGCAAGCAGCAGGACGACTGGCTCACCGAGGGCGTCATCGTCATGTCCACGCCCCAGCGCTTCCGCGAGGAGAGGCCCGCCGCGGAGGTGGACAAG ATCATTATTCCTCCGGAGTCGCCCGTCCTACAGAGGAAGGTTATCCCCCCACCCCTGTCCCCCCCGGCCCCTCGACGTCCCCCTCCCATGGAGGAGCCGAAAAGGCCTCCCCCAGTCAAGCAGACCCCTCCTCCGTTGCCTCCTccgcccccacctccctctcctcctccccaacCCCCTCAACCTgcccagccccctccccctcagctgCCGCCAAATCCTGAACCCCTCCGTGCCCAACCGCCCATAAAGagagcccctccccctgtgcaggctcctcctcctgcccctgtgGCCCCTCCTCTTCTCGTTcaggctcctcctccttctccccccaAGGCCCTGGTGTCGATAGCCTGCCAGACAGAAGAAgactccctcttccctcccatGCAGGCAGAGGTCTCTGCCTGGGGTTCG ATAATGGCCCAGGGGAAGGGCGGCGGCTCGCCCACAGCGCCCCGGAAACAGGTCAACAAGCTGGACAACATGCTGGGCAGCCTGCAGTCGGACCTGAACAGGCTGGGCGTGCAGACGGTGGCTAAGGGCGTGTGCGGAGCCTGCAACAAACCCATCGTCGGGCAG GTGGTGACCGCGATGGGCAGGACGTGGCACCCAGAGCACTTCGTCTGCACCCACTGCCAGGACGAGATCGGTTCCCGCAACTTCTTTGAGCGCGACGGGCAGCCCTACTGCGAGAAGGACTACCACAACCTTTTCTCCCCACGCTGCTACTACTGCAACGGCCCCATCCTGGAT AAAGTTGTGACGGCACTGGACAGGACTTGGCACCCGGAGCATTTTTTCTGTGCCCAGTGCGGGGCGTTCTTCGGCCCAGAGG gtttCCATGAGAAGGATGGGAAGGCGTATTGCAGGAAGGACTACTTTGACATGTTTGCACCCAAGTGCGGAGGCTGTGCCCGTGCCATCCTGGAGAACTACATCTCTGCACTGAACTCCCTGTGGCACCCAGAATGCTTTGTATGCAGG gagtgctTCACCCCCTTTGTGAACGGGAGTTTCTTCGAGCACGACGGGCAGCCCTACTGCGAGGTGCACTACCACGAGCGGCGCGGCTCGCTCTGCTCCGGCTGCCAGAAGCCCATCACCGGCCGCTGCATCACCGCCATGGCCAAGAAGTTCCACCCCGAGCACTTCGTCTGCGCCTTCTGCCTCAAGCAGCTCAACAAGGGCACCTTCAAGGAGCAGAACGACAAGCCCTACTGCCAGAGCTGCTTCGTCAAGCTCTTCAGCTAA